One genomic segment of Caldimonas brevitalea includes these proteins:
- a CDS encoding aspartate aminotransferase family protein, with the protein MNALTQQPLLTTRSTREWQAADAAHFLHPFTDFQSLARKGSRIITRADNIYLWDSDGRKILDAMSGLWCVNVGYGQQALIDAATRQLRELPFYNSFFQTATPPAIELAELLAEITPPQFQHVFFTGSGSEASDTVVRMVRRYWDILGQPQRHTIISRKNAYHGSTMAGASLGGMGAMHAQGGLPIPGIVHIEQPHAYQLAREMAPDAFGRLAASWLEDKIIELGPDRVAAFIGEPVQGAGGVIIPPDTYWPEVQRICDRHGILLVSDEVVCGFGRTGHWFGCERFGTRPDLMSFAKGVTSGYVPLGGVMVGERVARVLIEQGGDFEHGYTYSGHPVACAVALANIRLMQQLKLVERVRDDTGPHLASLYASLAEHPLVGRAETCGLMAALQLVRDKASGTPFPPERQVGLLCRSHCFANGLVMRAVGDRMIVAPPLVMTRAQVDEMGALIRLCLDKTWADVQHQGWR; encoded by the coding sequence ATGAACGCCCTCACCCAACAGCCTTTGCTCACCACCCGCAGCACCCGCGAGTGGCAGGCCGCCGACGCGGCCCACTTCCTGCATCCGTTCACCGACTTCCAGTCGCTGGCGCGCAAAGGCTCGCGCATCATCACGCGCGCCGACAACATCTACCTGTGGGACAGCGACGGCCGCAAGATCCTCGACGCGATGAGCGGGCTGTGGTGTGTCAACGTCGGCTACGGCCAGCAGGCCCTGATCGACGCTGCGACGCGCCAGCTGCGCGAGCTGCCCTTCTACAACAGCTTCTTCCAGACCGCCACGCCGCCGGCGATCGAACTCGCCGAGCTGCTGGCCGAGATCACGCCGCCGCAGTTCCAGCACGTGTTCTTCACCGGCTCCGGCTCGGAGGCCAGCGACACGGTCGTGCGCATGGTGCGCCGCTACTGGGACATCCTCGGTCAGCCGCAGCGCCACACCATCATCAGCCGCAAGAACGCCTATCACGGGTCGACGATGGCCGGCGCCTCGCTCGGCGGCATGGGGGCGATGCACGCACAAGGCGGCCTGCCCATCCCCGGCATCGTGCACATCGAGCAGCCGCACGCATACCAGCTGGCCCGCGAGATGGCGCCTGACGCGTTCGGCCGGCTGGCCGCCAGCTGGCTCGAAGACAAGATCATCGAACTCGGTCCCGACCGCGTCGCCGCCTTCATCGGCGAGCCGGTGCAAGGTGCCGGCGGGGTCATCATCCCGCCCGACACCTATTGGCCCGAAGTGCAGCGCATCTGCGACCGCCACGGCATCTTGCTCGTCAGCGACGAAGTGGTGTGCGGCTTCGGCCGCACCGGCCACTGGTTCGGCTGCGAACGGTTCGGCACCCGCCCCGACCTGATGAGCTTTGCCAAGGGCGTGACGTCGGGCTACGTGCCGCTGGGCGGCGTGATGGTCGGCGAACGGGTCGCGCGCGTGCTGATCGAGCAAGGCGGCGATTTTGAGCACGGCTACACCTACTCGGGCCACCCGGTGGCCTGTGCGGTGGCGCTGGCCAACATCCGTTTGATGCAGCAGCTGAAGCTGGTGGAGCGCGTACGCGACGACACCGGCCCGCATCTTGCATCGCTCTACGCCAGCCTGGCCGAGCACCCGCTCGTCGGCCGGGCCGAGACCTGCGGCTTGATGGCGGCGCTGCAGTTGGTGCGCGACAAGGCGAGCGGCACGCCGTTCCCGCCGGAGCGCCAGGTCGGCCTGTTGTGCCGCTCGCACTGTTTTGCCAACGGACTCGTGATGCGCGCGGTCGGCGACCGGATGATCGTCGCCCCGCCCCTCGTGATGACACGGGCTCAGGTGGATGAAATGGGAGCGCTGATCCGCCTGTGCCTGGACAAGACCTGGGCCGATGTGCAGCACCAGGGATGGCGGTGA
- a CDS encoding polyamine ABC transporter substrate-binding protein → MRLKHTAPGLPHAAAALLLAAASLAGPAPLRAQEEEKVLNVYNWSDYIAPDTLANFEKETGIKVRYDNFDNNEIVHAKLVAGRTGYDVVVPSSYWAKLQADGGLLRKIDKSLLPNYKYLDPALQQQLAKLDPGNQYQVNWLWGYTTVGINVDKVKAALGNLPMPDNAWDLLFKPEYISKLKSCGVSFLDSATEVVPAALHYLGKPPYSRQAADYAAVGPLLKSIRPYVTLFSSSGYINDMANGSICAALGWSGDINIARQRAIDGKTGQKIEALIPKTGGLLFFDVMVIPADAPHPLNAHKFINYILRPEVHAALTNKVFYANPNQASRPHIKPEVASNPTVFPSEADMKKMTAPDALNNDTRRTITRLYTSFKTGL, encoded by the coding sequence ATGAGGTTGAAGCACACTGCCCCCGGTCTACCGCACGCCGCGGCCGCCCTGTTGTTGGCCGCCGCCTCGCTGGCGGGCCCGGCGCCCCTGCGCGCCCAGGAAGAAGAAAAGGTCCTGAACGTCTACAACTGGTCCGACTACATCGCACCGGACACGCTGGCGAACTTCGAGAAGGAAACCGGCATCAAGGTGCGCTACGACAACTTCGACAACAACGAGATCGTGCATGCCAAGCTGGTGGCGGGCAGGACCGGCTACGACGTGGTGGTGCCGTCGTCGTACTGGGCCAAGCTGCAGGCCGACGGCGGCCTGCTGCGCAAGATCGACAAGTCGCTGCTGCCCAACTACAAGTACCTCGACCCAGCGCTGCAGCAGCAGCTGGCCAAGCTCGACCCGGGCAATCAATACCAGGTCAACTGGCTGTGGGGCTACACCACGGTCGGCATCAACGTCGACAAGGTGAAGGCGGCGCTGGGCAACCTGCCGATGCCCGACAACGCCTGGGACCTGTTGTTCAAGCCCGAATACATCTCCAAGCTCAAGTCCTGCGGCGTCAGCTTTCTCGACTCCGCCACCGAGGTGGTGCCGGCCGCGCTGCACTACCTGGGCAAGCCGCCCTACAGCCGGCAGGCCGCCGACTATGCCGCGGTGGGGCCGCTGCTCAAATCGATCCGCCCCTACGTCACGCTGTTCAGCTCGTCGGGCTACATCAACGACATGGCCAACGGCTCGATCTGCGCCGCGCTCGGTTGGTCGGGTGACATCAACATCGCGCGCCAGCGTGCCATCGACGGCAAGACCGGCCAGAAGATCGAGGCGCTGATCCCCAAGACCGGCGGCCTGCTGTTCTTCGACGTGATGGTGATCCCGGCCGACGCGCCCCACCCGCTCAACGCCCACAAGTTCATCAACTACATCCTGCGGCCCGAGGTGCACGCCGCATTGACCAACAAGGTCTTCTACGCCAACCCCAACCAGGCGTCGCGCCCCCACATCAAGCCGGAGGTGGCGAGCAACCCGACGGTGTTCCCGAGCGAGGCCGACATGAAAAAGATGACGGCGCCGGACGCGTTGAACAACGACACCCGGCGCACCATCACGCGTTTGTACACGTCGTTCAAGACCGGCCTGTAA
- a CDS encoding ABC transporter ATP-binding protein, whose product MNGGPGSAFLQIDQVVKDFDGVKAVDHVSLDIHQGEIFALLGSSGCGKTTLLRMLAGFETPTAGRIVLAGRDLGELAPWQRPINMMFQSYALFPHLNVWDNVAFGLRRDGLARGELADRVAAMLKLVQLDTHAKRRPHQLSGGQQQRVALARSLAKQPQLLLLDEPLGALDKKLREETQIELVRIIEEVGVTCVMVTHDQEEAMAIASRIAVMSVGRILQVGTPADVYETPANRFVADFIGNVNLMDGTVVEDQPDHVVIDCADCRHYVGHGITGSVGMPVSVAVRPEKIRLQRHPPTQTVNCVSGRVRGMSYFGSYTLYQLQLPSGQVLRVSQSHQERHADDPPPWNDEVWATWPDTAQVVLTG is encoded by the coding sequence ATGAACGGCGGGCCGGGCAGCGCGTTCCTGCAGATCGACCAGGTCGTCAAGGACTTCGACGGTGTGAAGGCCGTCGACCATGTCAGCCTCGACATCCACCAGGGAGAAATCTTCGCGCTGCTGGGTTCGTCCGGCTGCGGCAAGACCACCCTGCTGCGCATGCTGGCCGGCTTCGAGACGCCGACCGCCGGTCGTATCGTGCTGGCGGGCCGGGACCTGGGCGAGCTGGCGCCGTGGCAGCGGCCGATCAACATGATGTTCCAGTCCTATGCGCTGTTCCCCCACCTCAACGTCTGGGACAACGTCGCCTTCGGCCTCCGGCGCGACGGCCTGGCCCGTGGCGAACTGGCCGACCGCGTCGCCGCCATGCTGAAGCTGGTGCAACTGGACACGCATGCCAAACGCCGGCCGCACCAGCTGTCGGGCGGCCAGCAGCAACGGGTCGCGCTGGCCCGCAGCCTCGCCAAGCAACCCCAGCTGCTGCTGCTCGACGAACCGCTCGGCGCGCTGGACAAAAAACTGCGGGAAGAAACGCAGATCGAACTGGTGCGCATCATCGAAGAGGTGGGCGTCACCTGCGTGATGGTCACGCACGACCAGGAGGAGGCGATGGCCATCGCGTCGCGCATCGCGGTGATGAGCGTCGGTCGCATCCTGCAGGTCGGCACGCCGGCCGACGTCTACGAAACGCCGGCCAACCGGTTCGTGGCCGACTTCATCGGCAACGTCAACCTGATGGACGGCACCGTGGTCGAAGATCAGCCCGACCATGTGGTGATCGACTGCGCCGATTGCCGGCACTATGTCGGCCACGGCATCACCGGGTCGGTGGGCATGCCCGTGAGCGTCGCGGTGCGGCCCGAGAAGATCCGGTTGCAGCGGCACCCGCCCACCCAGACCGTCAACTGCGTGAGTGGCAGGGTGCGAGGCATGTCGTACTTCGGCAGCTACACGCTCTACCAGCTGCAGCTGCCGAGCGGCCAAGTGCTCAGGGTCAGCCAGAGCCACCAGGAGCGGCACGCCGACGACCCGCCGCCCTGGAACGACGAGGTGTGGGCCACCTGGCCCGACACTGCTCAAGTGGTGTTGACCGGCTGA
- a CDS encoding ABC transporter permease subunit has product MQGAAAPTPRSTEKKAAPAPWQAGSGRRWVIALPYAWLLLFFLLPFLIVVKISVSEMETVTLKDLLTYQDDVLQLTVRFNNYRFLLQDDLYFKTYLASLRYAAIATACCLLLGYPFAYFMARARSSLQPVLVMGVMLPFWTSFLLRVYAWKGLLSEHGWVAEMAVALGLDQLLWWAGAIPAPGKLMHTPFSLVLGMVYTYLPFMVLPLYATLSKLDPRLLEAAQDLGATRWVAFWTVTVPLSKAGIVAGAMLVFIPCVGEFVIPELLGGPQTLMIGRVLWDEFFSNNDWPMASSVAVVVVLLITVPLALFHKYEAEAQEARR; this is encoded by the coding sequence ATGCAAGGCGCTGCCGCCCCCACACCGAGGTCGACCGAGAAGAAGGCCGCGCCAGCGCCATGGCAGGCCGGCAGCGGCCGACGCTGGGTGATCGCGCTGCCCTATGCCTGGCTGCTGCTGTTTTTCCTGCTCCCCTTCCTGATCGTCGTCAAGATCAGCGTCTCCGAGATGGAGACGGTGACCCTGAAAGACCTGCTGACGTACCAGGACGACGTGCTGCAACTCACCGTGCGTTTCAACAACTACCGCTTCCTGCTGCAGGACGACCTGTACTTCAAGACCTACCTCGCCAGCCTGCGTTATGCCGCCATCGCCACCGCGTGCTGTCTGCTGCTCGGCTACCCGTTCGCCTACTTCATGGCACGGGCGCGCTCCAGCCTGCAGCCCGTCCTCGTGATGGGCGTGATGCTGCCGTTCTGGACCTCCTTCTTGCTGCGCGTCTATGCCTGGAAGGGCCTGCTCAGCGAGCACGGCTGGGTGGCGGAGATGGCCGTCGCGCTCGGGCTCGACCAGCTGCTGTGGTGGGCCGGCGCCATCCCCGCCCCGGGGAAGCTGATGCACACGCCCTTCTCCCTCGTGCTGGGCATGGTCTACACCTATCTGCCTTTCATGGTGCTGCCGCTATACGCCACGCTGTCCAAGCTCGATCCACGCTTGCTCGAGGCGGCACAAGACCTCGGCGCCACCCGCTGGGTGGCCTTCTGGACCGTCACGGTGCCGCTGTCGAAGGCCGGCATCGTGGCCGGCGCCATGCTGGTGTTCATCCCCTGCGTCGGCGAATTCGTGATCCCCGAGCTGCTCGGTGGCCCTCAGACCTTGATGATCGGCCGCGTGCTGTGGGACGAGTTCTTCAGCAACAACGACTGGCCGATGGCGTCGAGCGTAGCCGTGGTGGTGGTGCTGCTCATCACGGTGCCGCTCGCGTTGTTCCACAAGTACGAGGCCGAGGCGCAGGAGGCGCGTCGATGA
- a CDS encoding ABC transporter permease, which yields MKRGARDRWARGLGVAWLLMGYAFLYLPIVALALFSFSDSPLPNRWGDFTLKWYAALWGDREILAGLWLSLKIAFWSASAAVVLGTLAAYTLVKYRHFGGRTLFSGMVSAPLVMPEVIVGLSLLLMLVSLQRVLGFPERGMLTIWLGHLLVGLAYATVVVQARLREMNPELEEAAMDLGARPAQVFGLVTLPLLAPSLGSAWLLTFTLSLDDVVLSAFLSGPGATTLPLVIFSRARLGLDPSVNAVATVIVALVAVGVTAAGYLIARAERGRLRAASMERRASG from the coding sequence ATGAAGCGCGGCGCTCGCGACCGGTGGGCCCGCGGTTTGGGCGTGGCCTGGCTGCTCATGGGCTACGCCTTCCTCTACCTGCCCATCGTCGCGCTGGCGCTTTTCTCGTTCAGCGACTCGCCGCTGCCCAACCGCTGGGGCGACTTCACGTTGAAGTGGTACGCCGCGCTGTGGGGCGACCGCGAGATCCTGGCCGGCTTGTGGCTCTCGCTGAAGATCGCCTTCTGGTCTGCCAGTGCGGCCGTGGTGCTGGGCACACTGGCCGCCTACACGCTGGTGAAGTACCGGCACTTCGGGGGCCGCACGCTGTTTTCGGGCATGGTCAGCGCGCCGCTGGTGATGCCCGAAGTCATCGTCGGCCTGTCCTTGCTGCTGATGCTGGTGTCGTTGCAGCGCGTGCTCGGCTTCCCCGAGCGCGGCATGCTGACGATCTGGCTCGGCCATCTGCTGGTCGGCCTGGCCTACGCCACCGTGGTGGTGCAGGCCCGGCTGCGCGAGATGAACCCCGAGCTGGAAGAGGCGGCGATGGACCTGGGCGCGCGCCCGGCCCAGGTGTTCGGCCTGGTCACCCTGCCCTTGCTGGCCCCGTCGTTGGGCTCGGCCTGGCTGCTGACGTTCACGCTGTCGCTCGACGACGTCGTGCTGTCGGCCTTTTTGTCCGGCCCTGGCGCCACCACGCTGCCGCTGGTCATCTTCTCTCGCGCCCGCCTCGGACTCGATCCGAGCGTGAATGCCGTGGCCACCGTCATCGTCGCGCTGGTCGCGGTGGGGGTGACGGCTGCGGGCTACCTGATCGCACGTGCCGAGCGCGGGCGTTTGCGCGCCGCGTCGATGGAGCGGCGTGCTTCCGGTTGA
- a CDS encoding DUF3138 family protein: protein MMYTWKHPALAAALVAGLAAPAAAQSNAALLKELKALRERVDQLERKLRDQESRTGSAPAAAAPAAPMVVAPAAPPTTAPDTPSGMTAEQQQEFNRVVVKTEALEDAREASGFKGLKISGYMDPTYIYNHLQDRAGFQFLNRVDDDGYNYDNSYFGAAVLDLQKETDSNTRWRLTLAPNRGVGAVFDGTSIVHEASVSVPLGNLQTRFIAGQLPDWSGYEYLQPTLNKLITHNLLFDFTLPTAYTGAGMEITRGKWITKWMVANMNASKRSSGNKSPVLAYRVDYSRGEFKGFGFAGVHGKAANFSENVVDDQGEVVPQRDSVLHLFEFDAYFIRGDWTVQGQASIGTQRRAAITPDPDTGALRNAHWWGLSGLAAYKITPRFETIARLDYLHNKRHGGGLLGYTAADDRNGIGPAPDGDPERGANRYALSLGASYLFNLNTTLKAEYRLDRANLPVFLDVDDGGYKKTNHLLGASVLVSF from the coding sequence ATGATGTATACCTGGAAGCACCCCGCCTTGGCGGCGGCCCTCGTCGCCGGCCTCGCGGCGCCCGCGGCGGCCCAATCGAATGCCGCGCTGCTGAAGGAGCTCAAAGCGCTGCGCGAACGCGTCGACCAGCTCGAACGCAAGCTGCGCGACCAGGAGAGCCGAACCGGGTCGGCGCCGGCGGCAGCTGCACCGGCAGCCCCGATGGTGGTGGCTCCCGCCGCACCGCCCACCACCGCCCCAGACACACCGAGCGGCATGACCGCCGAGCAACAACAGGAGTTCAACCGCGTCGTCGTCAAGACCGAAGCGCTCGAAGACGCGCGTGAAGCTTCGGGCTTCAAGGGACTGAAGATCAGCGGCTACATGGACCCGACCTACATCTACAACCACCTGCAGGACCGGGCCGGCTTCCAGTTTCTCAACCGGGTCGACGACGACGGCTACAACTACGACAACTCCTACTTCGGGGCTGCGGTGCTCGACTTGCAGAAGGAGACCGACAGCAACACCCGCTGGCGTTTGACGCTGGCGCCCAACCGCGGCGTGGGCGCCGTGTTCGACGGCACCTCCATCGTCCACGAGGCGTCGGTGTCGGTGCCGCTGGGCAACCTGCAGACCCGGTTCATCGCCGGCCAGCTGCCCGACTGGTCGGGCTACGAATACCTGCAGCCCACGCTCAACAAGCTGATCACGCACAACCTGCTGTTCGACTTCACCTTGCCCACCGCCTACACCGGCGCCGGCATGGAAATCACGCGGGGCAAGTGGATCACCAAGTGGATGGTGGCCAACATGAACGCGTCCAAGCGCAGCTCGGGCAACAAGTCGCCGGTGCTGGCCTACCGTGTCGACTATTCGCGCGGTGAGTTCAAGGGCTTCGGCTTCGCCGGCGTACACGGCAAGGCCGCCAATTTCAGCGAGAACGTCGTCGACGACCAAGGTGAGGTGGTGCCGCAGCGCGACTCGGTGCTGCACCTGTTCGAGTTCGATGCCTATTTCATCCGCGGCGACTGGACCGTGCAGGGCCAGGCCAGCATCGGCACACAACGGCGCGCCGCCATCACGCCCGACCCGGACACCGGCGCCTTGCGCAATGCACACTGGTGGGGCCTGTCGGGGCTGGCCGCCTACAAGATCACGCCGCGCTTCGAAACCATCGCGCGGCTGGACTACCTGCACAACAAGCGCCACGGCGGCGGCCTGCTGGGCTATACCGCGGCGGACGACCGCAATGGCATCGGACCGGCGCCCGACGGAGACCCGGAACGCGGCGCCAACCGGTATGCGTTGTCGCTCGGCGCCAGCTATCTGTTCAACCTGAACACCACCCTCAAGGCCGAGTACCGGCTCGACCGCGCCAACCTGCCGGTGTTCCTCGACGTCGACGACGGTGGCTACAAGAAGACCAACCACCTCCTCGGCGCCTCGGTGCTGGTGAGCTTCTGA
- a CDS encoding aldehyde dehydrogenase → MTTAPSPTSPDWHARAGALRADGRAVVDGRRVPAADGAEFEKRSPVDGRILGVVARCGSTDVDRAVAAARAAFDDGRWARQPPAARKKVLLRFAEHILAARDELALLDTLDMGKPIRYSTSVDVPATARCIAWYAEAIDKLYDEIAPTGPGALALVTREPMGVIGAIVPWNYPMIMAAWKLGPALASGNSVVLKPSEKSPFSATRLAELALEAGLPPGVFNVVPGFGHEAGEALALHPDVDAIGFTGSTRVGRRMLEYAGRSNLKRVYNELGGKSAFIVFPDFHDLDRAAATAAGAMFFNQGESCNAPSRLLVHRSIADDFVQRVSALAPRYQPGDPLDGNTEMGALVDATQLRTVLGYIEAGHDEGARCVTGGRQVRAESGGHYVEPTVFDGVRNDMKIAREEIFGPVLSVIRFADEAEAVRLANESSYGLQASVWSSGLDRAHRVARALRAGTVHVNQYDEDDITVPFGGYKQSGNGRDKSLHAFDKYTELKTTWLRLDP, encoded by the coding sequence ATGACCACAGCCCCCTCCCCGACCTCCCCCGATTGGCATGCGCGTGCCGGCGCCTTGCGTGCGGATGGGCGCGCCGTCGTCGACGGCCGCCGTGTGCCTGCGGCCGACGGCGCCGAATTCGAGAAGCGGTCACCGGTCGACGGCCGCATCCTCGGCGTCGTGGCGCGCTGCGGCAGCACCGACGTCGACCGTGCAGTGGCCGCGGCCCGCGCCGCCTTCGACGACGGTCGCTGGGCACGCCAGCCGCCGGCCGCACGCAAGAAGGTGCTGTTGCGCTTCGCCGAGCACATCCTCGCCGCGCGCGACGAACTGGCACTGCTCGACACGCTCGACATGGGCAAGCCGATCCGCTACAGCACCAGCGTCGACGTGCCCGCGACCGCCCGCTGCATCGCCTGGTATGCCGAGGCGATCGACAAGCTCTACGACGAGATCGCGCCGACCGGGCCGGGTGCGCTGGCCTTGGTCACGCGCGAGCCGATGGGCGTGATCGGCGCCATCGTGCCGTGGAACTACCCGATGATCATGGCGGCCTGGAAGCTGGGCCCGGCGCTGGCCAGCGGCAACAGCGTGGTGCTGAAGCCGTCCGAGAAATCACCCTTCAGCGCGACCCGGTTGGCCGAGCTGGCCCTGGAAGCCGGCCTGCCGCCGGGGGTGTTCAACGTCGTGCCCGGCTTTGGCCACGAGGCCGGCGAGGCCCTCGCGCTGCACCCCGATGTCGACGCGATCGGGTTCACCGGCTCGACCCGGGTCGGCCGTCGCATGCTGGAATATGCCGGCCGGTCCAACCTGAAGCGGGTCTACAACGAACTGGGCGGCAAGTCGGCCTTCATTGTGTTTCCCGACTTCCACGACCTCGACCGGGCTGCCGCGACTGCCGCCGGCGCCATGTTCTTCAACCAGGGCGAGTCGTGCAACGCGCCGTCCCGGTTGCTGGTGCACCGCAGCATCGCCGACGATTTCGTCCAGCGCGTGTCGGCGCTGGCCCCCCGCTACCAGCCCGGGGACCCGCTGGACGGCAACACCGAAATGGGCGCCCTGGTCGATGCGACCCAGTTGCGGACCGTGCTCGGCTACATCGAGGCCGGGCACGACGAGGGTGCGCGCTGCGTGACGGGCGGACGGCAGGTGCGGGCCGAGAGCGGCGGGCATTACGTCGAGCCGACGGTGTTCGACGGCGTGCGCAACGACATGAAGATCGCCCGCGAAGAAATCTTCGGCCCCGTGCTGTCGGTCATCCGCTTTGCAGACGAGGCGGAGGCGGTGCGGCTGGCGAACGAATCGAGCTACGGCCTACAGGCGAGCGTCTGGAGCAGTGGGCTGGACCGGGCACACCGCGTCGCCCGCGCCTTGCGCGCCGGCACGGTGCACGTGAACCAGTACGACGAGGACGACATCACCGTGCCCTTCGGCGGCTACAAACAGTCGGGCAACGGGCGCGACAAGTCGCTGCATGCCTTCGACAAGTACACCGAGCTGAAAACCACTTGGCTGCGGCTCGACCCGTGA
- a CDS encoding DMT family transporter translates to MTVSAVPSRPPLLAYAALASSMALVGSYVGLSKLLVQVFPVLLLAWLRFGIGGVAMVGWLKRQPGEAALSPQDRRLLFWESFFGNFLFSVCMLFGVSLTSALAAGVIMAAIPAVVAVLSWWLLGERVLGRVKLGIACAVAGIVLLSVAKAWHTEPADSATTGLATSLWGELLLFAAVCCEATYVVIGKKLTANVSAKRISALVNLWGWVLVTPFGLYLAWRFDFATVSASHWLLLLFYSLAASMVTVWLWMSGLKQVPAASAGVFTVMLPVSAAAVGVLFLGEQFSTAHGAAFALAMAGLVLATWPTQKRDDHGI, encoded by the coding sequence ATGACCGTCTCCGCCGTCCCCTCTCGCCCGCCCCTGCTCGCCTATGCCGCCCTCGCCTCCAGCATGGCCCTGGTCGGCAGCTACGTCGGCCTGTCCAAACTGTTGGTGCAAGTGTTCCCGGTCCTGCTGCTGGCCTGGCTGCGCTTCGGTATCGGCGGCGTCGCCATGGTCGGTTGGCTCAAGCGCCAACCCGGCGAGGCGGCGCTGTCGCCGCAAGACCGCCGGCTGTTGTTCTGGGAGTCGTTCTTCGGCAACTTCCTGTTCTCGGTCTGCATGCTGTTCGGCGTCTCGCTCACCTCGGCGCTGGCCGCCGGCGTGATCATGGCGGCCATCCCCGCCGTCGTCGCGGTGTTGTCGTGGTGGCTGCTGGGCGAGCGTGTGCTGGGCCGGGTCAAGCTGGGCATCGCCTGTGCGGTGGCCGGCATCGTGCTGCTGTCGGTCGCCAAGGCATGGCACACCGAGCCGGCCGACAGCGCCACGACGGGCCTTGCGACCAGCCTGTGGGGCGAGCTGCTGCTGTTCGCCGCGGTCTGCTGCGAAGCCACCTACGTCGTGATCGGCAAAAAGCTGACGGCCAACGTGTCGGCCAAGCGCATCAGCGCGCTCGTCAACCTGTGGGGCTGGGTCCTGGTGACGCCGTTCGGCCTCTACCTCGCCTGGCGTTTCGACTTCGCCACCGTCAGCGCCTCCCACTGGCTGCTGCTGCTGTTCTATTCGCTGGCCGCCAGCATGGTGACGGTCTGGCTGTGGATGTCGGGGCTGAAGCAGGTGCCGGCGGCCTCGGCCGGCGTCTTCACCGTGATGCTGCCGGTCAGCGCGGCCGCCGTCGGCGTGCTGTTTCTCGGCGAGCAGTTCAGCACCGCTCACGGCGCCGCCTTCGCCCTCGCGATGGCCGGCCTCGTGCTCGCCACCTGGCCGACGCAAAAACGCGACGACCACGGCATCTGA